The following are from one region of the Etheostoma spectabile isolate EspeVRDwgs_2016 chromosome 2, UIUC_Espe_1.0, whole genome shotgun sequence genome:
- the eif3ba gene encoding eukaryotic translation initiation factor 3, subunit Ba has translation MQDTVDMVDDPEYDEEEPSFSDPEDFEDDIEDEEFLEDILREKPQEADGIDSVVVVDNVPQVGPERLEKLKNVIHKIFSKFGKITNEFYPDADGLTKGYIFLEYGGPTQALEAVKNADGYKLDKQHTFRVNLFTDFDKYMNISDEWETPEKQPFKDFGNMRHWIEDADCRDQYSVIYEAGERTAIFANDAKEPITSEERARWTETYVRWSPKGTYLATFHQRGIALWGGEKFKQIQRFSHQGVSLIDFSPCERYVVTFSPLMDTKEDPQAIIIWDILTGQKKRGFHCESSAHWPIFKWSHDGKFFARMTTDTLSIYETPSMGLLDKKSLKITGIKDFSWSPGDNIIAFWVPEDKDIPARVTLMQLPSRQEIRVRNLFNVVDCKLHWQRNGDYLCVKVDRTPKGTQGVVTNFEIFRMREKQVPVDVVEMKEGIIAFAWEPNGSKFAVLHGESPRINVSFYHVKNNGKIELIKMFDKQQANSIFWSPQGQFLVLAGLRSMNGALAFVDTSDCTMMNIAEHYMASDVEWDPTGRYVVTSVSWWSHKVDNAYWLWTFQGRLLQKNNKDRFCQLLWRPRPPTLLSQDQIKLIKKDLKKYSKIFEQKDRLSQSKASKELVDKRRSMMEDYRRYRETAQQTYQEQKSIRLELRGGVDTDELDSNVDDWEEETIEFFINEEIIPLGDL, from the exons aGTTCTTGGAAGACATCCTGAGAGAGAAGCCCCAGGAGGCTGACGGGATAGACTCGGTGGTGGTGGTTGACAACGTCCCTCAGGTTGGCCCAGAGCGTTTGGAGAAACTCAAGAATGTCATACACAAGATTTTCTCCAAGTTTGGCAAGATCACCAACGAGTTCTATCCTGATGCTGATGGCTTGACCAAAGG GTACATCTTCTTGGAGTATGGTGGTCCTACCCAGGCCCTCGAGGCGGTAAAGAACGCAGATGGATACAAACTCGACAAACAGCATACATTCAGGGTCAACCTCTTCACTGACTTTGACAA GTACATGAACATCAGTGATGAGTGGGAAACTCCAGAGAAGCAGCCATTCAAAGATTTT GGTAATATGCGCCATTGGATTGAGGACGCAGACTGTCGTGACCAGTACAGTGTGATCTACGAAGCCGGAGAGAGGACCGCCATTTTCGCAAACGATGCTAAGGAGCCAATCACATCGGAAGAGAGAGCA CGCTGGACAGAGACGTATGTCCGCTGGTCTCCAAAAGGCACCTACCTGGCCACCTTCCACCAACGTGGCATTGCATTGTGGGGCGGCGAGAAGTTCAAACAGATTCAGAGGTTCAGCCATCAGGGAGTGTCCCTCATCGACTTCTCACCATGTGAGAG GTATGTGGTGACTTTCAGTCCGCTGATGGACACCAAGGAGGACCCACAGGCCATCATCATCTGGGACATTCTAACCGGACAGAAGAAGAGAGGTTTCCATTGCGAGAGCTCTGCACACTGGCCCATATTCAA ATGGAGCCACGATGGGAAGTTCTTTGCCAGGATGACCACAGACACGCTGAGCATCTATGAGACTCCA TCTATGGGCTTGCTTGACAAGAAGAGTCTCAAGATTACCGGAATCAA GGACTTCTCATGGTCTCCTGGTGACAACATCATAGCGTTCTGGGTCCCTGAGGACAAAGATATCCCAGCCAGAGTGACTCTGATGCAGTTGCCTTCCCGTCAGGAGATCCGTGTCCGCAACCTCTTCAATGTTGTCGACTGCAAACTGCACTGGCAGAGAAATGGGGATTACCTGTGTGTGAAAGTGGACAGGACTCCTAAAGgaacacag GGCGTGGTCACCAACTTTGAAATCTTCCGCATGAGAGAGAAGCAGGTTCCTGTTGATGTGGTTGAGATGAAGG AAGGCATCATAGCGTTTGCATGGGAACCCAACGGCAGCAAGTTTGCTGTTCTCCACGGAGAGTCTCCCAGAATCAACGTCTCCTTCTATCATGTCAAAAACAACGGCAAGATCGAGCTCATAA agaTGTTTGACAAGCAGCAGGCCAACAGCATCTTCTGGAGCCCCCAGGGACAGTTCTTGGTACTGGCAGGTCTCAGGAG TATGAATGGAGCTCTCGCCTTTGTAGACACGTCAGACTGCACCATGATGAACATAGCAGAACACTACATGGCCTCCGACGTAGAATGGGACCCGACTGGCCGCTATGTCGTCACCTCCGTCTCCTGGTGGAGCCACAAG GTGGACAACGCCTACTGGCTGTGGACTTTCCAGGGCCGTCTGCTTCAGAAGAACAACAAGGACCGCTTCTGTCAGCTGCTCTGGAGACCCAGACCTCCTACCCTGCTCAGCCAAGACCAGATCAAG TTGATCAAGAAGGACCTTAAGAAATACTCAAAGATCTTTGAGCAGAAGGATCGTCTGAGCCAGTCCAAGGCTTCTAAG GAGCTGGTGGACAAGCGCAGGTCCATGATGGAGGACTACCGTCGCTACAGGGAGACAGCGCAGCAGACCTATCAGGAACAGAAGAGTATCCGCCTCGAGCTCAGAGGAG GAGTGGACACTGATGAACTGGATAGCAATGTGGACGACTGGGAGGAGGAGACCATTGAGTTTTTTATCAACGAAGAAATCATTCCCCTTGGAGATCTGTAG